One Gadus chalcogrammus isolate NIFS_2021 chromosome 22, NIFS_Gcha_1.0, whole genome shotgun sequence genomic window carries:
- the LOC130376105 gene encoding neoverrucotoxin subunit beta-like, which yields MTSSWRHVKPRDDGGARDCVVAGEDGWSEEPCNRLHHWICEKVLDLDHLEAERNKEGSVMLTEEEEEAPSITEFHSSTHVLPVGQTARYTCHAGGTPEPTVEWLHNGRPLERDGRDDQSEAWVERGFLFVRGGRYGVNTVCCMASNSAGTANHSAELLVFDACDLTLDPNTAHRYLSLSEDNRKVTGVGVVQSYPDHPDRFDYWHQVLGRETLTGRCYWEVEWEGGVVIGVTYRGITRRGGGGDSELGGNNKSWVLYCYDGRYSAWYNRTETALPLPPAGSTRVGVYLDRPAGSLSFYRVSPGGGGSSDTLTHLHTFWSSFTQEDLLPGVTVGRWGSASLCRL from the exons atgacctcaag TTGGAGACACGTTAAACCACGCGATGACGGCGGAGCAAGAGACTGCGTCGTAGCAGGGGAGGACGGCTGGTCTGAAGAACCGTGTAACAGACTGCACCACTGGATCTGTGAGAAGGTCCTAGACCTGGATCATCTGGAGGCTGAGCGGAACAAAGAGG gttcagtgatgctcacggaggaggaggaggaggcccccagcatcacagagttccactcctctacccacgtgttgcccgtgggccaaacggcccgctacacctgccacgccggcggcacgccggagcccacagtagagtggctccacaacggcaggcccctggagagggacggcagagacgaccaatcagaggcctgggtggagaggggcttcctcttcgtcagaggtgggaggtacggcgtgaacacggtctgctgcatggcgagcaacagcgctggcacggccaatcacagcgctgagctgcttgtctttg atgcctgtgacctcacactggaccccaacacggcccacagatacctctctctgtctgaggacaacaggaaggtgacgggggttggagtggtccagtcgtatccggatcacccagacagatttgactactggcaccaggtgttgggtagagagactctgactggccgctgttactgggaggtagagtgggaaggaggggttgttataggagtgacatacagaggaatcacaaggagaggagggggtggtgacagcgagcttggagggaacaacaagtcctgggttctttattgttatgatggtcgttactctgcctggtacaACCGTACAgagacagccctccctctcccccccgctggctccaccagagtaggagtgtatctggaccggcctgctggctctctgtccttctacagagtgtccccaggtggaggagggtcctcagacacactgacacacctccacaccttctggtcctccttcacccaggaggacctcctcccgggggtgacggtagggaggtgggggtcagcctctctgtgtcggttgtag